A stretch of the Sulfurimonas sp. HSL3-1 genome encodes the following:
- a CDS encoding NADH-quinone oxidoreductase subunit M, with product MFDHILSILIFFPALAGMLGFIVSKESIRAYGITVSAIEFVLSLVMWYVYDPAVSGMQFMEQFALVPAFGINYLLGVDGISLFIIILAAFFTLIGIASLTETRRVKDMIITLLFLQMTMVGVFAALDAVVFYVFWELSLVPMLYIIGAWGGPLRIYASIKFFLYTFTGSLVMLVGMLFMAYFYFQATGQWSFSILEWYRLVLPENLQLWLFVAFFIGFAIKVPMFPFHTWLPYAHGQAPTIGSVILAAILLKMGTYAFVRFSLPMFPDASVFFMVPVAVIAIIMIIYTAMVAYAQEDIKQVVAYSSISHMGVIILGTFAMNVEGISGSVFLMIGHGVVSGALFLLVGVIYDRRHTKLMSEFGGLAQVMPRYATIFGIMMMASVGLPLTINFVGEFLSLLGFYSQSHMMTLLAGTAIIVGAIYMLSAYKKAFFGDVTKEENKNLKDVNKKELVALIPLAIIAVWLGVYPKPVLTPINNSVESIVQLMHEKAITPEAKAAIPNPAETKIAMASVTEVEVDVEREAE from the coding sequence ATGTTTGATCATATTCTTTCGATTCTGATTTTCTTCCCGGCACTGGCCGGTATGCTGGGCTTTATCGTGTCCAAAGAGAGCATCCGCGCCTACGGGATCACGGTCAGCGCCATCGAGTTCGTGCTCTCCCTGGTCATGTGGTACGTCTATGACCCTGCCGTCAGCGGCATGCAGTTCATGGAACAGTTCGCCCTCGTCCCCGCCTTCGGCATCAACTACCTCCTGGGGGTTGACGGGATCTCACTGTTCATCATCATCCTGGCGGCGTTCTTTACCCTGATCGGTATTGCGTCGCTGACGGAGACCCGCCGTGTCAAGGACATGATCATCACCTTGCTGTTCCTGCAGATGACGATGGTCGGTGTTTTTGCGGCGCTTGATGCAGTCGTTTTCTACGTCTTCTGGGAACTCTCCCTTGTGCCGATGCTCTATATCATCGGTGCCTGGGGCGGGCCGCTGCGCATCTACGCGTCGATCAAGTTCTTCCTGTATACCTTTACGGGATCGCTGGTCATGCTCGTCGGTATGCTCTTCATGGCGTACTTCTACTTCCAGGCAACAGGCCAGTGGAGCTTCTCGATCCTCGAGTGGTACCGCCTGGTCCTGCCGGAGAACCTGCAGCTCTGGCTCTTCGTAGCCTTCTTCATCGGATTCGCGATCAAAGTCCCGATGTTCCCGTTCCACACCTGGCTGCCGTATGCCCACGGGCAGGCGCCGACGATCGGTTCGGTTATCCTGGCGGCGATCCTGCTGAAAATGGGGACCTACGCGTTTGTGCGTTTCTCCCTGCCGATGTTCCCGGACGCTTCGGTCTTCTTTATGGTCCCGGTCGCGGTCATCGCGATCATCATGATCATCTACACGGCGATGGTCGCCTATGCGCAAGAAGACATCAAGCAGGTCGTTGCGTATAGCTCCATCTCCCACATGGGTGTCATCATCCTCGGTACCTTCGCGATGAACGTGGAGGGGATCAGCGGTTCGGTCTTCCTGATGATCGGGCACGGGGTCGTCTCCGGCGCGCTCTTCCTCCTGGTCGGCGTCATCTACGACCGCCGCCATACGAAGCTGATGAGCGAGTTCGGCGGCCTGGCACAGGTGATGCCGCGCTACGCGACGATCTTCGGGATCATGATGATGGCCTCCGTCGGCCTGCCGCTCACGATCAACTTCGTCGGCGAATTCCTGAGCCTGCTGGGCTTCTACTCCCAGTCGCATATGATGACGCTGCTTGCCGGTACGGCGATCATCGTCGGTGCGATCTACATGCTCTCCGCCTATAAGAAGGCGTTCTTCGGCGACGTCACCAAAGAGGAGAACAAGAACCTCAAAGACGTCAACAAGAAAGAGCTGGTCGCCCTGATTCCGCTGGCCATTATCGCGGTCTGGCTCGGTGTCTACCCGAAACCGGTCCTGACGCCGATCAATAACTCGGTCGAATCCATCGTTCAGCTGATGCACGAGAAGGCGATTACGCCGGAGGCAAAAGCGGCGATCCCGAACCCGGCCGAAACAAAAATCGCTATGGCTTCCGTGACGGAAGTCGAAGTGGACGTTGAAAGGGAGGCAGAATAA